In Spirochaetota bacterium, a genomic segment contains:
- a CDS encoding histidinol-phosphatase HisJ family protein, producing the protein MIDYHVHTSLCDHATGTPQEYIEKAIEAELFEIGFSDHAPLPEHLRQNITMEPEETEDYVTMLQALSDKYPVAVKIGFEVDYPLHTTFDTRYFNDSRLDYIIGSCHFIGDWPFDHPAFVDEYTKRDINQVYRDYYRIVYDMVASGMFDIIGHFDLVKKFGYRATADLSAEIEPILQLAAQQSTAIEINTSGWRKPVKEVYPSFEIIQKMFQYNVPVTLGSDAHVPEEVAYNFYEALSLIKQAGYRKIAGYRKRKQYTITL; encoded by the coding sequence ATGATAGATTACCACGTACATACTTCCCTGTGCGACCATGCAACAGGAACACCACAGGAATATATTGAAAAAGCAATAGAAGCAGAACTATTTGAGATAGGTTTTTCTGACCATGCACCGTTGCCTGAGCATCTGAGGCAAAATATTACCATGGAACCAGAGGAAACTGAAGACTATGTCACAATGTTACAGGCGTTGAGTGATAAATATCCAGTAGCCGTAAAGATAGGTTTTGAAGTGGATTATCCGCTACACACGACTTTTGATACACGATATTTCAATGACAGTCGGTTAGATTACATCATTGGTTCATGCCATTTTATTGGTGATTGGCCATTTGACCATCCCGCATTTGTTGATGAATATACTAAACGGGATATCAACCAGGTATATCGTGATTATTATCGTATAGTGTATGATATGGTGGCATCAGGCATGTTTGATATTATTGGGCATTTTGACCTGGTGAAAAAGTTTGGTTACAGGGCAACTGCTGATTTGAGTGCAGAAATTGAACCAATATTACAATTAGCTGCACAGCAATCAACTGCAATTGAAATAAATACGTCAGGATGGCGAAAACCTGTTAAGGAGGTATATCCCTCGTTTGAAATTATACAGAAAATGTTTCAGTATAATGTTCCTGTAACATTGGGGTCGGATGCACATGTACCGGAAGAAGTGGCATATAATTTTTATGAAGCATTAAGCCTTATAAAACAGGCAGGGTACAGAAAAATAGCTGGTTATAGAAAAAGAAAGCAATATACAATAACATTATAA
- a CDS encoding HU family DNA-binding protein — protein sequence MTKHEIITRLHLKYDIPRDVVQQIVDGFLDEIVVSVQKGEKVTIKGFGVFSRVKQAERKVYSPIAQREVTIPSRYVIDFKSSKLTDIEH from the coding sequence TTGACCAAACATGAAATAATTACCCGGTTGCATCTTAAATATGATATTCCCCGTGATGTGGTGCAACAGATTGTTGACGGCTTTTTGGATGAAATTGTGGTATCGGTTCAGAAGGGGGAAAAGGTAACCATTAAAGGTTTTGGTGTTTTTTCAAGGGTTAAACAGGCAGAACGTAAAGTATATTCGCCAATAGCCCAGCGGGAAGTGACTATACCTTCACGCTATGTTATAGATTTTAAATCAAGCAAGCTCACCGATATTGAGCATTAA
- the rpsT gene encoding 30S ribosomal protein S20 — MANIKSAEKRNRQSEKRRQRNSQVKSSIRTAEKKVRKQLETQSKENVPVLFKEFVKKIDTAARKGIVHWKTAARKKSRLAKKVNAAL; from the coding sequence TTGGCTAATATTAAATCAGCTGAAAAAAGGAACAGGCAAAGCGAAAAACGTAGACAGCGAAATTCGCAGGTAAAATCATCTATCAGAACTGCTGAAAAAAAAGTGCGAAAGCAGTTAGAAACTCAGTCCAAAGAAAATGTACCTGTACTGTTTAAGGAGTTTGTCAAGAAGATTGATACTGCAGCACGTAAGGGGATTGTACACTGGAAGACAGCTGCACGTAAAAAGTCCCGTTTGGCAAAGAAGGTTAATGCTGCATTATAA
- a CDS encoding polyphenol oxidase family protein codes for MIRLVKDPQQIFRIYGLCGLQAGIIGKNANSVDYSDGGVEVRFKEKMLLYKATGILPEHIVMLDQVHGKEIIEILKPPLKNEPFVAQADGFITAEHGVCLVIRTADCVPVILYDDQNGVISALHSGWRGCAHNITAEGIKLLIHRGAKPSSLYVLILPSISPAAYEIGQDVASQFDGYVLQKEGKLYLDMWQHIKDTALRYDIPEQNIFNSNICTFQLNTEFFSYRKGDNGRNLNFVYLA; via the coding sequence ATGATACGTCTGGTGAAAGACCCTCAACAAATTTTTAGAATCTATGGTTTATGTGGATTGCAGGCTGGTATTATTGGAAAAAATGCCAATTCAGTGGATTATTCCGATGGTGGAGTTGAAGTGCGGTTTAAAGAAAAGATGCTACTATACAAAGCAACAGGAATATTGCCGGAACACATTGTGATGCTAGATCAGGTTCATGGCAAAGAAATTATAGAAATACTAAAGCCCCCTCTTAAAAATGAACCATTTGTGGCACAGGCCGATGGATTTATTACTGCTGAGCATGGTGTATGCCTTGTTATACGAACAGCGGATTGTGTGCCAGTTATCCTGTATGATGACCAGAATGGAGTGATTTCGGCACTGCATTCGGGATGGCGTGGGTGTGCGCACAATATAACCGCAGAAGGTATTAAACTTTTAATACATAGAGGTGCAAAGCCTTCATCCCTGTATGTTTTGATTTTACCTTCAATTAGTCCAGCGGCATACGAAATTGGTCAGGATGTTGCGTCTCAGTTTGACGGCTATGTACTACAAAAAGAAGGTAAGTTGTATTTGGATATGTGGCAGCATATTAAGGACACTGCATTGCGATATGATATTCCAGAACAAAATATATTTAATTCAAATATATGCACGTTTCAGCTCAACACGGAATTCTTTTCATACCGTAAAGGGGATAATGGCAGAAATCTCAATTTTGTCTATTTAGCCTGA